The following proteins are encoded in a genomic region of Cryptomeria japonica chromosome 11, Sugi_1.0, whole genome shotgun sequence:
- the LOC131063984 gene encoding protein EXORDIUM-like 2 codes for MAGLGSERILMSLMLLCMVAFSTVDAAARPLAQSRKLSALVEEEPLVLQYHNGPLLTTKSILNLHLIWYGNFTSTQRTIVADFVQSLGMGDGKQGSPSVSAWWKTTEAYKGKAPSKLNQAQTLNPRLGKQKLDGAYSIGKSLKRSNIAVLVKSAIQSRSLPPPQKKKNNGEVQLYLVLTSEDVMVENFCSSSCGFHDSSKAGNTYAYAWVGNSARQCPGQCAWPFHQPLYGPQSPPLLPPNGEVGIDGMIINIAATVAAAVTNPFKSGYFQGDAAAPLEAVSACPGMYGKGAYPGYPGQVLVDETTSASYNAHGVNGRMFLLPAMWDPTSRSCKTLV; via the coding sequence ATGGCTGGTTTAGGGTCTGAGAGGATTCTAATGAGTTTAATGCTACTATGTATGGTGGCATTCTCCACAGTGGATGCCGCAGCTCGGCCTCTGGCTCAGTCGAGAAAGCTCTCCGCTTTGGTAGAAGAAGAGCCTCTTGTTCTGCAATACCACAATGGCCCTCTTCTCACCACAAAATCCATTCTTAATCTTCATCTCATCTGGTACGGCAATTTCACTTCCACGCAGCGTACCATTGTGGCCGATTTTGTGCAGTCGTTGGGAATGGGAGACGGCAAGCAGGGCTCTCCCTCTGTGTCCGCCTGGTGGAAAACAACAGAGGCCTACAAAGGCAAAGCCCCTTCCAAATTAAACCAAGCCCAAACCCTAAATCCAAGGCTGGGGAAGCAGAAGCTGGACGGAGCTTATTCTATCGGAAAGTCCCTAAAAAGAAGTAACATTGCTGTCCTGGTGAAGAGTGCTATCCAGTCCAGATCTCTGCCTCCGCCCCAGAAGAAGAAAAACAATGGTGAGGTGCAGTTGTATTTGGTGCTGACATCTGAGGATGTTATGGTGGAGAACTTCTGCAGCAGCTCTTGCGGATTCCATGACAGCAGCAAAGCAGGCAATACATACGCATATGCGTGGGTGGGAAACTCAGCAAGGCAGTGCCCGGGGCAGTGCGCGTGGCCATTTCATCAGCCTCTTTACGGTCCACAGAGCCCTCCTCTGCTGCCTCCCAACGGCGAGGTGGGCATCGATGGCATGATCATCAACATTGCAGCGACAGTTGCCGCAGCAGTTACAAATCCATTCAAGTCAGGTTACTTCCAAGGAGACGCCGCTGCTCCATTGGAGGCGGTATCAGCGTGTCCGGGAATGTATGGAAAGGGGGCTTATCCTGGTTACCCCGGGCAAGTGTTGGTGGACGAGACGACAAGTGCCAGTTACAATGCTCATGGAGTTAACGGCCGCATGTTCCTTCTGCCAGCAATGTGGGATCCCACCTCACGCTCCTGCAAAACCTTGGTCTGA